ATGTTTCGCCGATCCGGCAAAGCGCTTCTTTGTCCATTATCCGCCATGCTCCTCCAATTTAAAAGTCGCCGCCATCGGCACTGCCTCTACAGCCATTGTCCGAAAGCTTCCAGCTGCAAGCCGGCGCTTTGCAAATCATCGCGTATTTTGCGGATAAGCTCCACCGCGCCCGGAGTGTCGCCGTGCACGCAAATGGTCTGCGCGTCGATGGCGACATCCGTACCGTCGATGCTTTTTACTTTTTTTTCTTTGATCACTCGCAAAACACGGCCGGAGACCGCGGCGGCATCATGGATGACCGATCCTTCCACTTTGCGGGAAACAAGGTTGCCCTCCGCCGTATAGGCGCGGTCGGCAAAAAACTCTTCCACCCAGCGCACCCCGGCGGCTTTGGCGCCTTTTACCATCTCCGATTTGGCCATGCAGACCATTATCAAGTTTGCGTCCACCGCTTTTATCGCCCTGGCAATGGTTTCCGCCACGGCGGCGTCTTTTTCCGCCACGTTATAAAGCGCGCCGTGCGCCTTCACATGCTGCATGGGCACGCCTTCCGCCGCGCAAAAGCCTTTCAGCGCGCTTACCTGATAGATTACGTCGGCGATTATCTCCTCCGGCGCAAGGTTCATCACCCGGCGGCCGAAACCCACCAAGTCGGGGAAAGACGGATGCGCGCCGACGGCCGCGCCGTACTGTTTTGCCAGCCGCACCGCCCGCCGCATGTTCAGCGGGTCGGAGGCGTGAAAGCCGCAGGCGATGTTTACCGAAGTTACCAGCGGCATCACTTGCGTATCTTCGCCTAAGCGGTACATGCTGAAATTTTCGCCGGTATCGCAGTTTAAGTCTATTTTCACTTAAAAACCTCCTCAATTTTCACATCGTACTGTTCCTTGTTGACGGCCAGCCGCCAAAGACACGCCGGCGCCTTTTCTTTCGCGAATTCACGGAGCTTGGCCAGCCGCCCTTCGTATTCCGCCAAAGCCCAAAGCGATTCTTCCTCGGTTACCGCCCGGAATTTTATCCAGTCGCCGGGACGGCATTGCGCCAATAGCGGAAGATCGGGGCTTATGACGAAACAAAGCTTAGTATAGCCGCCGGTAGTCTGGCAGTCGTTGAGCATTATGATCGGCTGCCCGCTGCCCGGTACCTGGACGCCGCCGCTTATAAGCGCGTCGGAGATAATGTCGGCGCCGGCTTTGTGCTGGAGCCGCGGCCCGCGCAGACGGTAGCCCATGCGGTCGGAATCGGCTTCGATCAAGTATTGCGCGCTTTCCAGGACGGCAAACGCGCCGTCCTCAAAAGCGTCTTCCTGCGGGCCCGGCAGCACCCTGAGCAAAACAGGGCCCAGCGTCGGCTTTAACCCGGCGGGCAGGATTCTTCCCTGTCCACCCGCGCTTTCTTTTATCGGCAGCAGATCGCCTTTTTTCAGCGCCCGCCCCTCCATCCCCCCAATGCCGGAACGGGTGTGGGTACTGGTGCTATCCATCGTCTTTGCTATTTTAAAACCGCCGGCGACCGCCAGATAAGCGCGGCAGCCGCTGACGGCGAAAGACAGGGCCAGTTTCTGGCCTTTTTTTACCCGGCGCGACAACCAGTTGCCAAACGCAGCGCCATCAAGTTCCGCCGACATGTCGGCGCCGGCGAGCGCGACCAGCGTATCGGCGCAAAATTCATATTCGCCGCCGAACATGGTCAATTCCAGCAGCGGGGCGTTTTCATCGTTGCCGGCAAGCAGGTTGGCCGCGCGGCAGGCGTAATCGTCCAGCGCGCCGGCTTGCGGCACGCCAAAGGCCAGAAACCCCGTCCGGCCAAGATCCTGGACGGTAGAGAAAAGCCCCGGATTCAACACTTTCAGCATTTTCCCACCGCCGCTTCCGCCAGCAAACGGCTATATTCTTCTTCCCCCACCGGCGCAAATTCTATCAGGTCGCCGGGCTGCACTATGAAAGGCTTGTCGCTGTTTTTGTCGAATATCCTGCGGGGCGTCCGGCCGATAAGCCGCCAGCCGCCGGGGCTGTCCACCGGATACATGCCCGTCTGGCTCCCGGCTATGCCGACCGAGCCGGCCGGCACATTAGTTCTGGGCGTTTTGAGCCGGGGACAGGCGATTCTTTCGTCCAACCCGCCCAAATATGGGAATCCCGGCAAAAACCCAAGCATATATACTTTATATTTGACCGACGAGTGGATGTTGACGACTGCTTCCGCAGACAAGCCGCTGTGGCGCGCCACCGCCGCAAGGTCGGGCCCAAATTCCCCGCCGTAGCGCACCGGTATTTTTACGGTACGGGATGAGCGCGCGAAAGACGCTTGCGCGAACATGTCCCGGTTTTCGGCGATATAAGTTTCAATCAAGCCGCGCAGTTCTTTTTTGCTGACGGCAAACGGATCAAAAACGATAGAAAGCGAACGGTAAGTCGGCACTATGTCAACAATGCCCGGGTAAGGGCGCCCCCCGGCGAAAAAGCGCGCGAGCAAATGCACCCTGGCGTTTATTTTTTCATCAATGGCGCAGCCAAATTCAACGGCAATGGCCCGGTCGCCGGTTGTTAAAATTTTAAAAGCAAAAGGCACGGCGGCCTCCTTTGTTATGGGGCGTATTTTCATTGCGCTTCGGCGCCTTGGGCAAAACTAATGGCATTACGGTTTTATTCTGCCCCAAACGGGAAAACCCTTTTTTCGCAATTTTCACGCTTTTCGGGTTCAATGCCGGGCAGCCCTGCGCTTTGGCCGCAACGCGGCGAGCAAGCCTCTTGCCGATGCGGGCGTTTGTCAGGAAACGGCGTTCACGATTGCCGCGAAAACATCTTTGGCGGCCATAATTTTTTCTTCCCCGCCCAAAACGCACAGGTAATTGTCCGCCAAAAGCGCGCGCACCGGTTCCGCCAACGCCCTGATCTCGGCGGCGGCGCAGCCTAGGATCTCATCGCGCTCTTTTTGCCGCATTTTCAAATCCAAGCCGCGCAGGTAATATTCCACCGCCCGCTCCAACCGCAGGGAAACGGACAGCGGCTTGTCTAGGTTGCTGATCGCGCCGATCACGTATTTTCGCATCTCGCGCTCATCCGGGGAAAATTTTTCAATGTAAAGAGGCATTTCTTTAAATACCGCGAGAGTGTCCGCAAGATTGGGGTCGCGGTAGGAATTGAACACCGCGCTGCCGTTATAGTCAAACCTGGCGTTGGCGCCGTAGGCGCCGCCCTTTACCCGTATTTTGTTCCAAAGATAGTCATAGCGCATGATGTTTTCCAAAACGCGCATCGCGCCGCCGTAACGGTAGCCGTGCCGGGCAAAGTTGCCGCCGGCGGCCACGTACTGCACTTGGGCGGAGACGATTATGCCTTCGTTTTTCGTCTTTTGCGCAAAACTATATTTTTGCTTTTCATATATCTGCGCTTTCAAAGGGGAAAAGGCCAAGGACGTTTGCGCAAATACGGCGGCGCGGTCGCTCTCGCCGCAGCAATACGCGACGAGCAGGCCGTTGCGGGCAAAGAGGATGCCGGCGGTTGCTTGCAATTTTTCCTGTATTTTTTTTATATCTTCTTGTAACAATAAATTTAAAAACCGATAATAACTCAAAAAACCCTGTTCGCTATATTTGCCGGCAAGCGAAAAATAAGAAACAAGCCTTTCGGTTACTATGGACTGCCCGCGGGCAAAAAACTCCGCGTCCCAGACGGCCTTGCACTCCCCGATAAGTTCCCAAAGGCGCTTTTCGTCGGAAAACACGCTGTTAAGCAATATTTCGGCCATGATGCCGCACAATTTATCTATGTCGCGGACAAAAGCCTTGCCGGAGACGACAAATTTCGGGCTGTACTCGTCCGCGCCGCCGGCGGCGGGAAAGGTCCTGACATTAAACGCTAAGCCGCCCGTATGGGCATTGATCGTTTTGGCAAGTTCAGCGTAGCCGTATTTTTCGGTTGCGATCCTGCCCAGGAGAGTTTTCAGCAGATGCGCGAAGGGCACCAGTTCCTCCGGCAAGCCCCGCGCGTCAAAATACAGGTTGACATACGCTATTTTATCGGTGAAGGCCGGCAGGTAGAGAAAATCCACTTCATCCTTGTTTTCCAAGCTGTATTTGATTTCTTCCGCCGCGCGGTTTATGTCGCCGCGCTCAAGCAGCGGTATTTTGTCCAACATTTCCCGGCTGTCCGCTTTGCTTTGAACCTCCAGCAGTTTTTTGGTGTTGTCGAGGCAATCGCCCAGTTCTTTGGCGGTGAAGTTCTTTTTTACCGCCGCCAGCTCTTGCGCGATCTTTAGGTTGCTTCCCTCTTGCAGACCGTAACGCGGCGCTAGCGACAATACCGCCCTGTGCGTGTTGTCCAAAAGGCAGTTTTCGATAAGCGATTCATAATAACGGGTGGACAGCTTGTCCCGCAGCCCGCCAAGCAACCGGTCGTAAGCCAGGTAAAGCAGGGGGCTGGCGCCGTACAGCCAACTGTCCATGCAGTTTATCGCGTAGATAAGCCCTTTGGGGTAAACGCCAAAATCCGCTTCGCGCAAGTTAAATTCCATTATGTTCAAAGAAGCGGCAAGCAGTTCTTTGTCTATGCCTTCGATGCTGATGTTTTGCAGCGTCCGATAAATAGTGCCGACAAACTTGTTTTGATCCTCCGTCCGCGCGCCGGCCGCCTTTACGGAAAACACCGGCTGGAGGATACTGCGGGAAAAAGACCCGGACACTTCTTTGCCCACCCCGGCGTCAATTAAGGCTTTTTTCAGGGGCGAGGCCGCAGTTTCCAAAAGGTAGTGTTCCAAAAGTTGCAGGGCCAAATTTTGTTCGGCGTTCAGGGCATCGCCCACAACTGCGTACCAAGCCAAAAAAGTTTTGTTTTTTGCGCTTTCGTCTTTAGCTAAAGGATAAAAGCCCTCCATTTTTGCCGTGCGCGCCGGCATCGCCTGTTTCGCGGGCGGCGGGGCGGCCGGTATCCGACCGAAAGCCGACAGGTATTCCCGGTCAAGGAAATCCAACGTTTCTTCAATCGCCAAATCGCCGTAAAGGAAAATATAGCTGTTGGACGGATGATAGAAAGTCCGATGAAAACGCGTGAATTCTTCCCAACCAAGTTGCGGTATGCTGTCGGGGCTCCCGCCGGACTCAAATCCGTAGGGCGAGGCGGGAAACAGGGCTTTCATCGCCTGCTGTTCCAAAATCGCCTCCGGCGACGAAAACACGCCTTTCATCTCGTTATACACCACCCCCTTGTATTCGAGCGGCAAATCGGGCGACAACAGCTCGTAATGCCAGCCTTCCTGCTGGAAAATATACTTGTTGCGATATATGTCGGGATAAAACACGGCATCAAGGTAAACGTCCATGAGGTTGCGAAAATCCTTGCCGTTGCGGCTGGCCACCGGGTACATGGTCTTGTCCGGGAAGGTCATGGCGTTGACGAAGGTATTCAGCGAACCTTTTACCAATTCGACAAACGGCTCTTTCAGCGGGTATTTGCGCGACCCGCACAGCACGGAATGTTCCAGTATGTGCGGCAGGCCGGTGTCGTCGGACGGCGGCGTATAGAAACTGATCGAAAAAACTTTATTGTCGTCTTTGCTGGCCAGATAAAGCAGCCTGGCGCCGCTTTTCTGATGCCGCATTACATAAGCGTCTGCGTCAATTTCCGCCACACGGGTTTTGCCCTCCAGCAAAAAACCCGCATAATTGCCGTTAATATTCATAAGACTTTTCGCAATGCCCCCCCTGCCTTTATCGGACATGGGGAAAAATCGCGCCCTCCTTTGTCGTAAAAATTTTCAATGTGCCGCCGCTGAAATCAATGGCCGCATTGAAACCGTGAATTTTAAGAAAACGTGCCCGAAACGCAATTGACAAAAAACAGTTCCCGGGCGGCCGGCCGCTTTTGGCGGCAATTGCGCGGCGAAAAACCTTTATGCCTTAAAATTCGTGCGCAGTTGCACCGCTTCCGCCAGGTGCTTGCTTTCTATGGTGGACGCATGGTCAAGGTCGGCGATGGTTTGCGCGACTTTTATTATGCGGTCATGGCTGCGCGCGGAAAGGCCAAGGCTGTCAAAGGCTTTTTCCAACAATTGCTCCGCGGCGCGCGAAAGAGCGCAATGCTTTTTTATTTCTTTATGCCCCATGTGCCCGTTGCAATATAGCCCCTGCCCGTCAAAACGCGCCAGCTGGCGCTCCCTCGCTTCCTGCACGCGCGCGCGTATTGCCCGGGAAAGTTCCGGCGGCTGTTCGCCGCCTTTTATCTCTTTATATTCCATCCGCGGGACGCGCACTTGCAAATCAATGCGGTCAAGCAAAGGGCCGGACAATCTCTTGCGGTAACGCTCAATATCCGCCGCGCCGCAAGAACACGCGTGCGTTGGATCGCCCTGATAGCCGCAGGGGCAGGGGTTCATGGCCGCGACCAGGATAAATCTGGCCGGATACCGCAACGAAGCCTGTACCCTGGCGATCGACACTTCGCCGTCTTCCAGCGGCTGGCGCAGGGCTTCCAGGGCCAAACGGGAAAACTCGGGAAATTCGTCCAAAAACAGCACGCCGTTGTGGCTTAAAGTAACTTCACCCGGTTTGGGTATGCGCCCGCCGCCGATTAAACCGCCGTAGGATATGGTATGGTGCGGGCTGCGAAAGGGCCGCGTAAGCACCGGGCCGTCCTTTTTGCTTAAAAGCCCGGCGACGCTGTATATTTTAGTTACCTCCAGCGATTCCTGCTCGGTCATAGCCGGCAGTATGCCGGGCATCCTCCTTGCCAGCATGGTCTTGCCGGAACCGGGACTGCCGACCAGCATGATATTGTGCCCGCCGGCCGCCGCTATTTCCATGGCGCGTTTGGCCATGCGCTGCCCTTGCACGTCGGAAAAGTCGTCGGCCGTTTCGGCGTTTTGGCAAAATTGCTTAAAATCCGTCGGCGCCGCCGGATCTAAAGTCTTTTCGGCGTTAAGGTGCCCCACTATGTCAAGGACGCTGTCCGCGCCGTAAATGGTCAGGCCGCCCGCAAGCGCCGCCTCCGCCACGTTGCCGCCGGCCAGAAAGAGCGTTTTCTTGCCCTGGCTGCGGGCGTGCGCCGCCATGGGAAGGACGCCCGACACATCGCGTATAAACCCTTCCAGGGAAAGTTCGCCGATAAATACGGCTTCTATGCAGTCCAATTGGCAGATCTGGCCGCTGGCCGCCAATATGCCGACGGCGATAGGCAGATCAAGCCCCGACCCGTCTTTTTTGACGTCGGCGGGCGCCAGGTTGACTGTTATGCGCGTGGCGGGAAAGGAAAAGCCGCTGTTTTTAATCGCCGCCCGCACTCTTTCCCTGGCCTCCTTCACCGCTACGTCGGGAAGTCCCACAATATCAAAAGCCGGCAGGCCATTGGCTATGTCCACTTCAACCGTTACCAGCACCCCGTCAAGGCCATAAGTCGCTTCCCCAAAAGTACGAGCAAACAAGCCGGTTCCCCTTTTCAGCAAAAATCAATCATAAGTAAAAGCGGCGACAATATGGTTGATGCCCTCGCCCCCGGGCATGAAATATACTTCTATGACGTCAAAACGGTAGGACGTGAAGGGCGGGCGTTCTTCTTTTATATAAGAAAGCGCGGCCGACATCACGCGCCGGCGTTTTGTCCTGGTAACGGCTTCCGCCGCCGCGCCGAACTTTTCGTTCGTCCGCGCCTTGACCTCGACGAACACCAGTTCGCCGCCTTTGCGCGCGACTATGTCCAATTCCCCCTGCCTGGTGGAATAATTGGCCGCCAATATTTCATATTTGTGTTTCAGCAAAAAAGCGCGGGCAATTTGCTCGCCTTTTTGCCCAACGGCATTTTTCGGCATACAAGGCGTCCTTTATGTTCCATGCGACTGCATCCAACTATAATAATAACATAAAAATTTTATTTGTTCCTCTATTTTATAATTTGCCGCCAAAGCCGCCGCGGCGGCAAACGCAAAGCGCGGGCGGCGGGGCAAAATAACGCCGGGAACATCCGGCAATCTCCCGCCGCGCCGGCCGCAGGCGATTGTCGGATGTTCCCGCAAACAATTTTTCAGGGCGCGCCCGTATCAGAAAAAAGAAAGCACCGACGCTTTCGTGATTATGCCGCGAAACAAATCGCTTTCGTCAAGCACTACCAAAGGATATTTCGCCTCCGCCGCCAAGGGGATGATGTCGGCCACCGGGGCGTTTATGTCCCTTACTATCTGCAAGTCGCGAACGATCGCCTCGGAAAAAGTTTTCTTCCCGTCCCGCACCAAGAGGGCGTTCTCAAGCGTCATGAGGCCGATGAAATTTAAATGGTCGCCCACGATGTAGGCGCTGGAAACGCCGCTGTTGCGCATAAAAGCCAGCGCCATGTGGATGCCGTCGCCCATCTTGATCATGCAGGTGGGAGTCGATATGACATTGCGGACGGACAGAACTTGCCGGACATCGACGCTGTTGGTGAATTTTCTGACATAGTCGTCGGCCGGACTGGACAGCATGTCCTCGGGAGTGCCTTCCTGCACCATCCGGCCGTCGCGCAAGATGCCGACGCGCGTGCCGATGCGGAAGGCTTCGTTGATGTCATGGGTAATAAAAATGATAGTTTTTTTCATTTTGTTTTGTATGCGCATAAGCTCAAACTGCAAGTCGTTCTTTACCAAAGGGTCAAGCGCCGAAAAGGCCTCGTCCATTAACAGAATATCCGGATCGTTGGCCAGGGCGCGGGCAATGCCGACTCTTTGCTTCATGCCGCCGGACAGCTTGTTTATCGGCGTCCCTTCGCAGCCTTCAAGCCCAACCATCGCGAGCATTTCCATGCCCTTGGCTTCGCGCGCTTTTTTATCGACTCCGCGCACCTCAAGGCCGTAGCAGACGTTTGACAGGACGTTCCTGTGCGTCATCAGCCCGAAATGCTGGAACACCATGGCTATTTTCGTCCGCCTAAGTTCCAGCAGCCGGCGCTCGCCATAGGCCGTAACATCCTCGCCTTCGATGAACACCTTGCCAAAGGTGGGCGGGTTAAGCATGTTGATGCAGCGCAGAATGGTTGATTTGCCCGAGCCGGAAAGCCCGATAAGCACAAAAATCTCCCCGCGCCCGGCCTCAAAGGAAATATCCACCGCCGCCGCCGTAACGCCGGTTTTTTCCAATACGGCCTCATTCGTCGCGTTTTTTTGCAGCATCCGCAAAGCGGCGTGCTTATCGACGGCAAACTCGCGCGCGCGGTAAAACTTATAAAGGTTTTTAACTTCCACAATCGCCGGAACGCTCACCCTGCCCGCCTCTCTTTGCTCATGGCCTGCGTAAGGCGGTCAATGATTATGGCGATGATGACGATGGACGCGCCGGCAATTATGCCGCGCCCGGATTCAGTGCGGTTGATGGCGATAAGCACTTCCATGCCGAGGCCGTTCGCGCCGATCATCGCGCAGGTTACCACCATGCCGACGGTCATCATCATCGTTTGGTTGACGCCGGCCATGATCGTAGGCTTGGCCTGCGGTATCTGTACCTTCAAAAGCGTCTGCCAGCGCGAAGATCCAAACGCTTTCGCCGCCTCCGTAACTTCCGGGTCCACCTGCCTTATGCCGTGGCTGGTCAGCCGTATGACCGGCACTACCGAATAAACAAAGGTGGCCAGGACCGCCGGCGCTTTGCCCGGCCCCATAAGCATGACCGCAGGGATCATGTAGACAAAAACCGGCATGGTCTGCATAGCGTCCAGCACAGGCCGCAGCCAGGCTTCCGCCCGCCGTGCGGTAGATACGAACACCCCGACCGGAAAGCCGAAAAGCAGGGAAAAAAACACCGCCGTGATCACTACGGAAAGAGTTTCGTTCATCATCTCCCAATAACCGAAAATCCCGACCGCCATAAGCATCGCGCCGTACAAGGCGGCGCTTTTCGCCCGGCCGGTCAGCCGCCTGGCGGCGGCCATCACCATGATGATGAACAGCCACCAAGGGATATGCGCGATCACTTGATAGACAAGCCCGATGAAAGTATTTAGAAAGCCCTTGAATATAGCGAAAAAATCACTATAATGTATATTGAGGTAACGCATAAAAGCGTCAATATCGTCAGTAAAATCCAGATGCAGCCACTGCGGGAAATTTATCAGCCATTCGCGCATAAATACCTCCCCATATACTATTTTGCGACATATTCGCGCACCGTCCGCGCCTTGTCCGCAGGCAGCCATTTATCCAGCATGTCGGGATATTTTTTTAACATGTATTTGGCGGCGCCGGCATAGTCGGCCTTGTTGTTTTGCATATAAGCGAGGGCTTCCGCCGTATAGGCGCTTGAAGTGCGGTATTTTTTCAGGAAATCGGCAAACTCCGGCTCGCGGGCGACAAATTTTTTGTTGGCGACCACCGCCACCGGCACGGACGGAAAAGCGGTCCGGCCGGCCAGAAAATCATCCTCGGTACTGTAAGGCGCGTCCTTTAACAGCACAAAGTCGTATTTTCCCGTTATCCAAGTCGGCTCCCAAAGATAGCCCGCAATCGGCTGCCCTTTTTCGTAAGCCGACACGAAAGCGGCGTACAAGGTCGCTTCCGATCCCGGGCGGAAATATATGAAGTTTTCGTTGAGCCGGTAATAGTTGAATTTTTTGAAATTTATATTGTCAACCACCCAGCCGGGGATCGCGCCGTAAAGCCGCCCTTTGCCGGGGTTTTCCTCGTCCCGGAAAACATGCGGGTAGCGCTTCAAATCCGCCACCGAAGAAAGATCGGGCGCGGCGGCCTTGATGCCGCGCCGGGCGTCGCCTTCGATGACATAGCGCGGCACGTATATGCCCTGCCGGTTGTCGTCAAAATTAATGCCCAGCTCGACAATGGAACCGGTTTTCAAATCGTCTTTGTAAGTCGCTATGTTGCTTGTCCACATTTCAAGATTGACATCAATGTCGCCGCGCAAAAGCGCGGTATGCGTAACCGGCGTGGAGCCGGTTATTACCTCTGTTTTCATATTGTAAGCTTTTTCAGCGATTATCTTTACAATTTCGTTGTGTATCCGAATGCTGTCCCAGCCGGCATCCGTCAGCGCCACCTTTTTGTCGCCCTCCGCGCCGGGGCCGCCGCAGGCCGCGCCCAGAAAAACCGCCGCCGCGACTGTCAGGATCCATAAAAATTTTTTCATGCCATACCTCCTTCGCAAACCTTCTGCGGGAACATTACATTTGCTCCCTTGTGATAATTTTGTATAACTATTTTATAATATTTATAATATTTTTGTCAACTTACGGAATTTATTAAAATTTATTTACAGCTAATAACCAATTAATTACCGTTTTTTTCAAAAAACGATATGATGAGCAAAAAGACAAGCGGACATAAAAGATGAAGCGGCCGACTGCCGCCCCGCGCCCGATAAAAACGCGGCCCGGCAATGCGCGAGGCCAATGTTTGGCGCGGCGGCAATCGAGGCGCCGCCCCCCGCGAAAACCAGGAACCCGCGTACGCGTTTTGCCCATAAAACGGCGCTTGGTCAGCGCAAAACGGAGGCCGAAGCCAAAATGAACCTTGAAGGCATTACTTTAGCTTTATTGCGGGAATTTATCAGCGAGGCGCTCCTTAACGGGCGTATCGACAAAGTTACGCAGCCAAGCCGGTTTTCGCTTCTTTTGCGCATAAGGAACCGGCAGAAGGATTTTCACCTTTACATAAACTGCCAAGGCGACGCCCCGCACATGCGGCTGCTGGCCGGACGGCCGACCGGCGCGGACGCGCCGGCGGCCTTTTGCATGTTGCTGCGCAAGCACATAGAAAACGGCCGGATAACCGCCATAAAACAAGAAAACCTGGAGCGGGCGATAATTTTTGACATAGACGCGCTGGGCGTCGGCCGCAACATCATCACGAAGAATTTGATAGTTGAGCTGACCGGCAAAAGCAGCAACATAATTTTAGCGGAGGACGGGGCCATAATCGGCTGCGCCAAGCATATCGGCGAAAATCTGAACAGATTCCGGCAAATGCTGCCCGGGCGCCCCTATCTTCCCCCGCCGCCGCAAAACGGCGGCAA
This window of the Acidaminococcales bacterium genome carries:
- a CDS encoding LamB/YcsF family protein; translation: MKIDLNCDTGENFSMYRLGEDTQVMPLVTSVNIACGFHASDPLNMRRAVRLAKQYGAAVGAHPSFPDLVGFGRRVMNLAPEEIIADVIYQVSALKGFCAAEGVPMQHVKAHGALYNVAEKDAAVAETIARAIKAVDANLIMVCMAKSEMVKGAKAAGVRWVEEFFADRAYTAEGNLVSRKVEGSVIHDAAAVSGRVLRVIKEKKVKSIDGTDVAIDAQTICVHGDTPGAVELIRKIRDDLQSAGLQLEAFGQWL
- a CDS encoding biotin-dependent carboxyltransferase family protein is translated as MLKVLNPGLFSTVQDLGRTGFLAFGVPQAGALDDYACRAANLLAGNDENAPLLELTMFGGEYEFCADTLVALAGADMSAELDGAAFGNWLSRRVKKGQKLALSFAVSGCRAYLAVAGGFKIAKTMDSTSTHTRSGIGGMEGRALKKGDLLPIKESAGGQGRILPAGLKPTLGPVLLRVLPGPQEDAFEDGAFAVLESAQYLIEADSDRMGYRLRGPRLQHKAGADIISDALISGGVQVPGSGQPIIMLNDCQTTGGYTKLCFVISPDLPLLAQCRPGDWIKFRAVTEEESLWALAEYEGRLAKLREFAKEKAPACLWRLAVNKEQYDVKIEEVFK
- the pxpB gene encoding 5-oxoprolinase subunit PxpB, giving the protein MPFAFKILTTGDRAIAVEFGCAIDEKINARVHLLARFFAGGRPYPGIVDIVPTYRSLSIVFDPFAVSKKELRGLIETYIAENRDMFAQASFARSSRTVKIPVRYGGEFGPDLAAVARHSGLSAEAVVNIHSSVKYKVYMLGFLPGFPYLGGLDERIACPRLKTPRTNVPAGSVGIAGSQTGMYPVDSPGGWRLIGRTPRRIFDKNSDKPFIVQPGDLIEFAPVGEEEYSRLLAEAAVGKC
- a CDS encoding insulinase family protein; amino-acid sequence: MAEIDADAYVMRHQKSGARLLYLASKDDNKVFSISFYTPPSDDTGLPHILEHSVLCGSRKYPLKEPFVELVKGSLNTFVNAMTFPDKTMYPVASRNGKDFRNLMDVYLDAVFYPDIYRNKYIFQQEGWHYELLSPDLPLEYKGVVYNEMKGVFSSPEAILEQQAMKALFPASPYGFESGGSPDSIPQLGWEEFTRFHRTFYHPSNSYIFLYGDLAIEETLDFLDREYLSAFGRIPAAPPPAKQAMPARTAKMEGFYPLAKDESAKNKTFLAWYAVVGDALNAEQNLALQLLEHYLLETAASPLKKALIDAGVGKEVSGSFSRSILQPVFSVKAAGARTEDQNKFVGTIYRTLQNISIEGIDKELLAASLNIMEFNLREADFGVYPKGLIYAINCMDSWLYGASPLLYLAYDRLLGGLRDKLSTRYYESLIENCLLDNTHRAVLSLAPRYGLQEGSNLKIAQELAAVKKNFTAKELGDCLDNTKKLLEVQSKADSREMLDKIPLLERGDINRAAEEIKYSLENKDEVDFLYLPAFTDKIAYVNLYFDARGLPEELVPFAHLLKTLLGRIATEKYGYAELAKTINAHTGGLAFNVRTFPAAGGADEYSPKFVVSGKAFVRDIDKLCGIMAEILLNSVFSDEKRLWELIGECKAVWDAEFFARGQSIVTERLVSYFSLAGKYSEQGFLSYYRFLNLLLQEDIKKIQEKLQATAGILFARNGLLVAYCCGESDRAAVFAQTSLAFSPLKAQIYEKQKYSFAQKTKNEGIIVSAQVQYVAAGGNFARHGYRYGGAMRVLENIMRYDYLWNKIRVKGGAYGANARFDYNGSAVFNSYRDPNLADTLAVFKEMPLYIEKFSPDEREMRKYVIGAISNLDKPLSVSLRLERAVEYYLRGLDLKMRQKERDEILGCAAAEIRALAEPVRALLADNYLCVLGGEEKIMAAKDVFAAIVNAVS
- a CDS encoding YifB family Mg chelatase-like AAA ATPase, coding for MFARTFGEATYGLDGVLVTVEVDIANGLPAFDIVGLPDVAVKEARERVRAAIKNSGFSFPATRITVNLAPADVKKDGSGLDLPIAVGILAASGQICQLDCIEAVFIGELSLEGFIRDVSGVLPMAAHARSQGKKTLFLAGGNVAEAALAGGLTIYGADSVLDIVGHLNAEKTLDPAAPTDFKQFCQNAETADDFSDVQGQRMAKRAMEIAAAGGHNIMLVGSPGSGKTMLARRMPGILPAMTEQESLEVTKIYSVAGLLSKKDGPVLTRPFRSPHHTISYGGLIGGGRIPKPGEVTLSHNGVLFLDEFPEFSRLALEALRQPLEDGEVSIARVQASLRYPARFILVAAMNPCPCGYQGDPTHACSCGAADIERYRKRLSGPLLDRIDLQVRVPRMEYKEIKGGEQPPELSRAIRARVQEARERQLARFDGQGLYCNGHMGHKEIKKHCALSRAAEQLLEKAFDSLGLSARSHDRIIKVAQTIADLDHASTIESKHLAEAVQLRTNFKA
- a CDS encoding YraN family protein, with product MPKNAVGQKGEQIARAFLLKHKYEILAANYSTRQGELDIVARKGGELVFVEVKARTNEKFGAAAEAVTRTKRRRVMSAALSYIKEERPPFTSYRFDVIEVYFMPGGEGINHIVAAFTYD
- a CDS encoding betaine/proline/choline family ABC transporter ATP-binding protein (Members of the family are the ATP-binding subunit of ABC transporters for substrates such as betaine, L-proline or other amino acids, choline, carnitine, etc. The substrate specificity is best determined from the substrate-binding subunit, rather than this subunit, as it interacts with the permease subunit and not with substrate directly.): MSVPAIVEVKNLYKFYRAREFAVDKHAALRMLQKNATNEAVLEKTGVTAAAVDISFEAGRGEIFVLIGLSGSGKSTILRCINMLNPPTFGKVFIEGEDVTAYGERRLLELRRTKIAMVFQHFGLMTHRNVLSNVCYGLEVRGVDKKAREAKGMEMLAMVGLEGCEGTPINKLSGGMKQRVGIARALANDPDILLMDEAFSALDPLVKNDLQFELMRIQNKMKKTIIFITHDINEAFRIGTRVGILRDGRMVQEGTPEDMLSSPADDYVRKFTNSVDVRQVLSVRNVISTPTCMIKMGDGIHMALAFMRNSGVSSAYIVGDHLNFIGLMTLENALLVRDGKKTFSEAIVRDLQIVRDINAPVADIIPLAAEAKYPLVVLDESDLFRGIITKASVLSFF
- a CDS encoding ABC transporter permease subunit, with protein sequence MREWLINFPQWLHLDFTDDIDAFMRYLNIHYSDFFAIFKGFLNTFIGLVYQVIAHIPWWLFIIMVMAAARRLTGRAKSAALYGAMLMAVGIFGYWEMMNETLSVVITAVFFSLLFGFPVGVFVSTARRAEAWLRPVLDAMQTMPVFVYMIPAVMLMGPGKAPAVLATFVYSVVPVIRLTSHGIRQVDPEVTEAAKAFGSSRWQTLLKVQIPQAKPTIMAGVNQTMMMTVGMVVTCAMIGANGLGMEVLIAINRTESGRGIIAGASIVIIAIIIDRLTQAMSKERRAG